In the Pecten maximus unplaced genomic scaffold, xPecMax1.1, whole genome shotgun sequence genome, ATTGACGATGGAGAAAAGGACGGCAATACCTACCATTACTGATACTGCCTctgctgttttttttatttcatgctcggggtatatagataatatttaataacTTTCTATTGAGACATACTACACAAACATAGGGCATTTTGATATTACAAAACAGCATGCAACATGAAGTCTAAAAAAATGTGTGACGATTTTTTAGCTTTAATTGGTGTTAATTGAAGTGTCAATGTCATATAGTTGTGAATTCAAGTTACTGAATAGCTTACTGAAGAGTATTACATTAACACAGTATTTATGTTATAACCACTAATGAGATATTAAGGCCTGTACCAGGAAATGATACATTAACACAATTTAACACCTAGAAATTAtagttaaattattttattacctAAGTCATTCAAATTATATAGCGTTATATTGATGCTAGGGTCGACAAATCACCGTTTTACAAGTTAAAACTGCTAACAGTATATGCTATGGTTCATTCGAGATGGCCGTAGCCCCGTAACACATTAAAGAAATGTCTCTGTATCTGTTTCCAGGTACACCAAGGAGAAATAACACTTTGAACAGCGTTATAGAAGCAGGAGGTAATGTTGGTAAGACTACAACACTCAGTGTTACTGTGATAGCTAACCCACTACCCACAGCTAAATGGTCCGTCGGTGTGACGCCACTTCCTATCATACGAAACAGCGGCTATCAGTTTATTATAAGCGGGGAGGTTATAACCAGCTTGCCGTCAGACTTCAAGAAATATCACCTTTCTCTCACTAACGGGATACCGGGAGAATTGATGGTCACATTCCAGATTCGCTCAGAAGgtacatgtaaaatacataCCAAGTTTAATTATAGACTTTTCactgtgttacatgtaggtAACAGGTATTTATGTTACCTATTACACTATTCACCTAAATGTATAGGttatctgaaaaaaatgttttaaagctATATAAGAATCCAATTGCTATACCAGATCAATAGTAAACTGGGTTGctactataaaaaaaatgtcaagtACTGATATTGGTATTTTTTAACacacatataaaatgttaacaaTGTTAAAAGAAAATGTATGACCGATTACAAAGCGTCATTATCTGCTGCATCATCAATATATTATGAGTATGACctatatatcaaaacatgaGGCGATAAACATACTGACAGAAGTCTTTAGATATGAATCAGTACAATTTCCCtgtttttgaaattatttctaGTATATCAAAGGTCAATCCTGTCGGACAGTTTCACTCACTTGCTCTGTTTTCCAGTGAcgtatttcttaaaaaaaaaattgatgtgATTTCAAGCCGAATTATGTCGTGAATATGTAAATCGAATGATGATCTTTGCGATAATTGTGAAATGTGTAATATCATTCTCTACAAATTTGAACAATTTATTTGATGGATAAGGCATATTTTACTTTGTGACCTCACAGTGGTTATACAAACTCCAAAACTTCTGCTACAGACTATTTGAAAAGAATTGATTAATTTATACTAGCTCACATGTTAAGTTAGAGAGTATAAGGTcgccttactagctcagactagcggACATTTCCCTTTAGCCTTATTGTAGGATGTTTTCCTTGAGAGCGAAAGGTCGCTAGTTCAAAGCCCAACACGGGCAggttatttttcattactcttTCCTATTACACATGTATTAAGGAATATGTCATCCGATTAGATTTCATctcttcaaatatttcaaattcatatacaaataatttattttgcTTCACCTCTCCTAGTAGTTAATTATACCCATATCTTCACCTCCAGATATTCCGTACACAGCTAAAGCAAGCCCCGCGTTCAGTCTGCCTGCTATAATACTATCAGTTATTGTCGTCATTTTGACCGTAGCGCTTGTCATCGTCATATCGGTAAAGAGAAGGCGTAGGGCTGAACCTGGTAAGTAAACTTATTCTATTACAAATTACTATTGTGtatatgaaaaaatgaattgatAGATTGAGTTTCTTACCTGTGATAGTGTATGATTATTACactttcaaaaaataaataaataaataaacaattcaataaataaaatatatagataaaatttaaaaaaagaagagaaaaaagaaaaaaaaagggaaatacAGATACACTAACAAAACTGTATTTCAAACGcaaattctaaaaaaaactgAAACATTAATATACACATTCATGAAAATGTACAAGGATATTAAGAAAATGTGCTCTGATGAAGAATTCATCAGTACATCAGTTTCTGATGTCTTGACGACACCCGCTATACCAATCAATGTTAATCAATGGTAAATCAACCCATTTGAGATTTAGGGTGGTGATAACAGAAGTCACATAAACAAGCGTCAAACATGTCTGATTTCATATCACATAAggaaatatgatattataaaa is a window encoding:
- the LOC117319398 gene encoding uncharacterized protein LOC117319398, encoding MSLYLFPGTPRRNNTLNSVIEAGGNVGKTTTLSVTVIANPLPTAKWSVGVTPLPIIRNSGYQFIISGEVITSLPSDFKKYHLSLTNGIPGELMVTFQIRSEDIPYTAKASPAFSLPAIILSVIVVILTVALVIVISVKRRRRAEPAQEQRCEVPTRDQELQDIANPTGFQCSAVQEQEHVYASVDDGITDLQEIPGKATRNEHQITANINGADDKYLKIEQPRGGAGVVIDDDKYIQMKQPKGK